The following are from one region of the Bradyrhizobium septentrionale genome:
- a CDS encoding ABC transporter substrate-binding protein — translation MKSGFLAAVAACSLMLAAPAMAQGVKIGILNDQSGVYADYGGKYSLEAARMAVEDFGGEVLGQKIEIVTADHQNKPDLATAIARRWYEVENVDMITELTTSSVALAVQELSKEKKKIDIVVGAATSRISGDACTPYSFHWAYDTRALAVGTGGALTEAGGDTWFFLTADYAFGYALEKDTSDIVHSKGGKVVGSVRVPLNSSDFSSFLLQAQSSKAKIIGLANAGLDTTNSIKQAAEFGIVRGGQKLAGLLMTLSEVHGLGLEAAQGLVLTEGFYWDHDDASRAFSERFIKRTGHMPSMIHAGTYSATLSYLKAVKAAGTKDSEAVAAKLKELPVDDAFAKGKVLANGRMVHDLYLFEVKKPSESKKPWDYYKQLAVVPGDKAFFSAKESGCPLTK, via the coding sequence ATGAAGTCGGGATTTTTGGCCGCGGTTGCGGCGTGCAGCCTGATGCTTGCGGCGCCGGCGATGGCCCAGGGTGTCAAGATCGGTATCCTGAACGACCAGTCCGGCGTCTACGCCGACTACGGCGGAAAGTATTCGCTCGAGGCGGCACGAATGGCGGTCGAGGATTTCGGCGGCGAGGTGCTGGGCCAGAAGATCGAGATCGTCACCGCCGACCATCAGAACAAGCCGGACCTCGCGACCGCGATCGCGCGGCGCTGGTACGAGGTCGAGAACGTCGACATGATCACCGAGCTCACCACCTCGTCGGTTGCGCTCGCGGTGCAGGAGCTGTCGAAGGAAAAGAAGAAGATCGACATCGTGGTCGGCGCGGCGACCTCGCGCATCTCGGGCGATGCCTGCACGCCCTACAGCTTCCATTGGGCCTATGACACCCGCGCGCTCGCGGTCGGCACCGGCGGTGCGCTGACGGAAGCGGGCGGCGACACCTGGTTCTTCCTGACCGCCGACTACGCCTTCGGCTACGCGCTGGAAAAGGACACCAGCGACATCGTCCACTCGAAGGGCGGCAAGGTGGTCGGCTCGGTCCGCGTGCCGCTCAACTCGTCGGACTTCTCGTCGTTCCTGCTGCAGGCGCAGAGCTCGAAGGCCAAGATCATCGGGCTCGCCAATGCCGGGCTCGACACCACCAACTCGATCAAGCAGGCCGCCGAGTTCGGCATCGTCAGGGGTGGCCAGAAGCTCGCCGGCCTGCTGATGACGCTGTCGGAGGTGCACGGTCTCGGGCTGGAGGCAGCCCAAGGCCTCGTGCTCACCGAAGGGTTCTACTGGGATCACGACGACGCCTCGCGCGCCTTCAGCGAGCGCTTCATCAAGCGCACCGGCCACATGCCGAGCATGATCCATGCCGGCACCTATTCGGCGACGCTGAGCTACCTCAAGGCCGTGAAGGCGGCCGGCACCAAGGACAGCGAAGCGGTCGCCGCGAAGCTGAAGGAACTGCCGGTCGACGACGCCTTCGCCAAGGGCAAGGTGCTCGCCAACGGCCGCATGGTCCACGACCTCTATCTGTTCGAGGTCAAGAAGCCGTCGGAATCGAAGAAGCCGTGGGATTATTACAAGCAGCTCGCCGTGGTGCCTGGCGACAAGGCGTTCTTCAGCGCCAAGGAGAGCGGCTGCCCGCTGACCAAGTGA
- a CDS encoding efflux RND transporter permease subunit: MNLGRLSINQPILAMVLSIVLLIVGAIAYPTLPVSEYPQVVPPTVVVTTQYPGASAQTVSDTVAAPIEQEINGVEDMLYLYSQATSNGQLTITATFKLGTDLDKAQVLVQNRVAIAQPRLPEEVQRNGVTTRKNSPDILMVVFMLSPDDSFDQLYISNYALLQVRDQLLRLDGVGDIQMFGARDYSMRLWLDPDRIANLGLTSTEVLAAIRAQNLQIAGGQIAEPPITDRAFQPNLVFTGRLKDIRQFEDIVVKAGSDGRTVRLRDVARVELGALSYATNSFLLRKSAVALLVTQRPGSNALATAKSISDTMEQMKASFPKGLDYNIGYNPTEFIAQSVHELIKTIYEAMALVVIVVLVFLQGWRPAIIPIVAIPVSLVGTFAVMAALGFSINNLTLFGLVLAVGIVVDDAIVVVENVERHLEHGMSRRDAALKTMEEVGGALVSIALVLCAVFVPTAFLGGISGQFFQQFAVTIAVATAISCFCSLTLSPALASQILVPHADKRPPARWNIIARGWDSFTALFNRVFDRLAHGYAAVADFVIRHTVVMLAIYVVLIGSAGWLLATTSQGFIPAQDRGYVIISAQLPGAASLARTTAVVREIERIALDTPGIVRVAAFAGFSGATRTQAGNAAALFPVFDEPEARLKKGLTATEITAELRKRLSVIQGAFIIVIPPPAVSGIGTGGGFTIRIQDRQGRGPELLASATDELVGAARKSPNLTSVFSPFTANTPQLFVDIDRVKAQKLGVPIAGINDTIQTYFGSTYVNDFNLFGRTYHVTAQADLPFRKETTDLARLRTRNAAGDMVMLGSVVDFKDTSGPDRVARYNLYAASELQGEPAPGTSSTTALNTIKQLADATLPSGFTFEWTDLSYQQVTGGNAGLYVFPICVLFVYLVLAAQYGSWTLPFAVILIVPMCLLAATIGVRLMGQDVNILTQIGFVVLVGLAAKNAILIVEFARDIELEGKPRLEAVIDACRLRLRPILMTSFAFILGVLPLVVSTGSGSEMRQAVGVAVFFGMLGVTLFGLIFTPIFYMVVRNLAEGKNEGKPAAPAANVAG; this comes from the coding sequence ATGAATCTCGGCAGGCTTTCCATCAACCAGCCCATCCTCGCGATGGTGCTGTCGATCGTGCTGCTGATTGTCGGCGCGATCGCCTATCCGACGCTGCCGGTCTCGGAGTATCCGCAGGTCGTGCCGCCGACCGTCGTGGTGACGACGCAATATCCCGGCGCCTCGGCGCAGACCGTGTCCGACACCGTGGCCGCCCCCATCGAGCAGGAGATCAACGGCGTCGAGGACATGCTGTATCTCTACAGCCAGGCGACCTCGAACGGCCAGCTCACCATCACCGCCACCTTCAAGCTCGGCACCGACCTCGACAAGGCGCAGGTGCTGGTGCAGAACCGCGTCGCGATCGCGCAGCCGCGGCTGCCCGAGGAGGTGCAGCGCAACGGCGTCACCACGCGCAAGAACTCGCCCGACATCCTGATGGTGGTGTTCATGCTGTCGCCCGACGACAGCTTCGATCAGCTTTACATCTCGAACTACGCGCTGCTGCAGGTCCGCGACCAGTTGCTGCGGCTCGACGGCGTCGGCGACATCCAGATGTTCGGCGCGCGCGATTACTCGATGCGGCTGTGGCTCGATCCCGACCGGATCGCCAATCTCGGTCTGACCTCGACCGAGGTGCTGGCGGCGATCCGCGCGCAGAACCTGCAGATCGCGGGCGGACAGATCGCGGAGCCGCCGATCACCGATCGTGCCTTCCAGCCGAACCTGGTTTTCACCGGCCGCCTCAAGGACATCAGGCAGTTCGAAGACATCGTGGTGAAGGCGGGCTCCGACGGCCGCACCGTGCGCCTGCGCGACGTCGCCCGCGTCGAGCTCGGTGCGCTGTCCTACGCCACCAACAGCTTCCTGCTGCGCAAGTCGGCGGTGGCCCTGCTGGTGACACAACGGCCCGGATCGAACGCGCTCGCCACCGCCAAGAGCATCTCCGACACAATGGAGCAGATGAAGGCGAGTTTCCCGAAGGGGCTCGACTACAATATCGGCTACAACCCGACCGAATTCATCGCCCAATCGGTTCATGAGCTGATCAAGACCATCTACGAGGCGATGGCGCTCGTCGTCATCGTGGTGCTGGTGTTCCTGCAGGGCTGGCGGCCTGCGATCATCCCGATCGTCGCGATCCCGGTGTCGCTGGTCGGCACCTTCGCGGTGATGGCCGCGCTCGGCTTCTCGATCAACAATCTGACGCTGTTCGGCCTGGTGCTGGCGGTCGGCATCGTGGTCGACGACGCCATCGTGGTGGTCGAAAATGTCGAGCGCCATCTCGAGCACGGCATGTCCAGGCGCGACGCCGCGCTCAAGACCATGGAGGAGGTCGGCGGCGCACTGGTCTCGATCGCGCTGGTCTTGTGCGCGGTGTTCGTGCCGACCGCCTTCCTCGGCGGCATCTCCGGGCAGTTCTTCCAGCAATTCGCGGTAACCATTGCGGTCGCGACCGCGATCTCCTGCTTCTGCTCGCTGACGCTGTCGCCGGCGCTGGCTTCGCAGATCCTGGTCCCGCACGCGGACAAGCGCCCGCCGGCGCGCTGGAACATCATCGCGCGCGGCTGGGACAGCTTCACCGCATTGTTCAACCGCGTGTTCGACCGGCTGGCTCACGGCTACGCGGCGGTAGCCGACTTCGTGATTCGCCACACCGTGGTGATGCTCGCGATTTATGTCGTGCTGATCGGCAGCGCCGGCTGGCTGCTCGCAACCACCTCGCAGGGCTTCATCCCGGCGCAGGATCGCGGCTACGTCATCATCTCGGCGCAGCTGCCGGGCGCGGCGTCGCTGGCGCGCACCACCGCCGTGGTGCGCGAGATCGAGCGGATTGCGCTCGATACACCCGGCATCGTTCGCGTCGCGGCTTTCGCCGGCTTCTCCGGCGCGACGCGCACGCAGGCCGGCAATGCCGCCGCGCTGTTCCCGGTGTTCGATGAGCCGGAGGCGCGGCTGAAGAAGGGACTGACGGCCACCGAGATCACCGCAGAGCTGCGCAAACGCCTGTCGGTGATCCAGGGCGCCTTCATCATCGTGATCCCGCCGCCCGCGGTGTCCGGCATCGGCACCGGTGGCGGCTTCACGATCCGCATCCAGGACCGGCAGGGCCGCGGCCCCGAGCTGCTGGCCTCCGCCACCGACGAGCTGGTCGGCGCGGCGCGCAAGTCGCCCAACCTGACGTCGGTGTTCTCGCCGTTCACCGCCAACACGCCGCAATTGTTCGTCGATATCGACCGCGTCAAGGCGCAGAAGCTCGGCGTGCCGATCGCTGGCATCAACGACACCATCCAGACCTATTTCGGCTCGACCTACGTCAACGACTTCAACCTGTTCGGCCGCACCTATCACGTCACCGCACAGGCCGACCTGCCGTTCCGCAAGGAGACCACCGACCTCGCGCGGCTGCGCACCCGCAACGCCGCCGGCGACATGGTGATGCTCGGCAGCGTCGTGGACTTCAAGGATACCTCCGGCCCCGACCGCGTCGCGCGCTACAATCTCTACGCTGCCTCCGAGCTGCAGGGTGAGCCGGCGCCCGGCACCAGCTCGACGACGGCGCTCAACACCATCAAGCAGCTCGCCGACGCGACGCTGCCCTCGGGCTTCACCTTCGAATGGACCGACCTGTCCTACCAGCAGGTTACCGGCGGCAATGCCGGCCTCTACGTGTTCCCGATCTGCGTGCTGTTCGTCTACCTGGTGCTGGCTGCGCAATATGGCAGCTGGACATTGCCGTTCGCGGTGATCCTGATCGTGCCGATGTGCCTGCTCGCGGCCACGATCGGCGTCCGCCTGATGGGCCAGGACGTCAACATCCTGACCCAGATCGGCTTCGTGGTGCTGGTCGGGCTCGCCGCCAAGAACGCGATCCTGATCGTCGAGTTCGCGCGCGATATCGAGCTCGAGGGCAAGCCGCGGCTGGAGGCGGTCATCGACGCCTGCCGGCTCCGCCTGCGGCCGATCCTGATGACGTCATTCGCCTTCATCCTCGGCGTGCTGCCGCTGGTGGTGTCGACCGGCTCGGGCTCGGAGATGCGGCAGGCGGTCGGCGTCGCCGTGTTCTTCGGCATGCTCGGCGTCACGCTGTTCGGCCTGATCTTCACGCCGATCTTCTACATGGTGGTGCGCAACCTCGCGGAAGGAAAGAACGAGGGCAAGCCGGCGGCGCCCGCGGCGAATGTGGCGGGGTGA